The Actinomycetota bacterium genome includes a region encoding these proteins:
- a CDS encoding Glu/Leu/Phe/Val dehydrogenase dimerization domain-containing protein, which produces MTDPVLRDWDGESLTVRRVPSTGVWIVVAVHSTALGPGMGGTRMKVYPGGVDEAVGDAVRLSGAMTAKNALAELPFGGGKAVLAVPRIPEGDDRRALLLRYADVLGSLDGSYVTACDMNTTETDMDVIAERTSHVLGRSSGNGGSGTSAPATAMGVFHGIRACLEHAFGSPSPADRTVVVQGAGAVGSGLCELLAEAGAQVFVSDVVADRATALADRIGAKVAAPDDALVTPCDVLSPCATGGMLNEETVPLLRCRVVAGAANNQLATPEDARRLRERHILYAPDAAISAGGVLALAGRETLGWNEPQLTARLERIGSTLRELFALADLQGLTTDEAAAFVVRQRLAQARGDR; this is translated from the coding sequence GGTGCTCCGCGACTGGGACGGCGAGTCGCTGACCGTGCGCCGCGTCCCATCCACGGGCGTGTGGATCGTGGTCGCGGTGCATTCGACCGCGCTCGGCCCCGGGATGGGCGGAACGCGCATGAAGGTCTATCCGGGCGGGGTCGACGAGGCGGTCGGCGACGCGGTGCGCTTGTCCGGGGCGATGACCGCGAAGAACGCGCTCGCCGAGCTGCCTTTCGGCGGCGGCAAGGCGGTGCTCGCCGTCCCGCGGATCCCGGAGGGAGACGACCGACGCGCACTGCTGCTGCGCTACGCGGACGTGCTCGGATCGCTCGACGGCAGCTACGTGACGGCCTGCGACATGAACACGACCGAGACCGACATGGACGTGATCGCGGAGCGCACGTCGCACGTGCTGGGCCGCTCGTCCGGCAACGGTGGATCGGGCACCAGCGCCCCCGCCACGGCGATGGGCGTGTTCCACGGGATCCGCGCGTGCCTCGAGCACGCGTTCGGCTCGCCCTCGCCCGCGGACCGAACCGTGGTCGTGCAGGGAGCGGGAGCGGTCGGGTCCGGGCTCTGCGAGCTGCTCGCCGAAGCGGGAGCGCAGGTGTTCGTGTCTGACGTCGTGGCCGACCGCGCAACCGCGCTCGCCGACCGGATCGGCGCGAAGGTCGCGGCGCCCGACGACGCGCTCGTTACGCCGTGCGACGTCCTCTCGCCCTGTGCGACCGGCGGGATGCTGAACGAGGAGACCGTGCCGCTCCTGCGCTGCCGGGTCGTCGCCGGCGCGGCGAACAATCAGCTCGCGACGCCCGAAGACGCTCGTCGCCTGCGCGAGCGCCACATCCTCTACGCGCCGGATGCGGCGATCAGCGCTGGCGGCGTGCTCGCGCTGGCCGGTCGGGAAACCCTGGGCTGGAACGAGCCGCAGCTGACCGCGCGCCTGGAGCGGATCGGCTCGACCCTCCGGGAGTTGTTCGCCCTCGCCGATCTCCAGGGTCTGACGACCGACGAGGCCGCCGCGTTCGTCGTGCGGCAGCGGCTCGCCCAGGCCCGCGGCGACCGCTGA